GTATCGCGTTGATGTAACTCTCTTTCACCTTTGGGTCAAGTCTCTCGGTCATAGCGGTGGCAATAAAGCCTGGGGCAATGGCATTGACCGTAATGTTTCTGCCCGCCAGTTCCTTTGCCACCGACTTGGTGAACCCGATTAATCCCGCCTTTGCTGCCGCATAGTTCGCCTGACCGGCATTACCCATCTCGCCAATAACTGAACTGATATTGACAATCCTGCCCCAGCGTGCCTTGATCATCGCCCGAGAAGAGGCTTTGGTAAAGTTGAAGGCACCTTTGAGGTTGACCGCAATCACCCTGTCAAAATCCTCTTCGCTCATCCGCAAAAGCAGATTGTCACGGGTGATACCGGCGTTGTTTACGAGGATGTGAATTGCCCCGAACCTCTCCTCAATCTGAAGACAGACATTCTGAACCTCTTGAAAATTGGCAACATCAACCGCATACGGTTCGGCAACCATTCCCTTGGCTTTCAAATCCTCGGCAACCCGCTGGGCCGCCTCTGACACAACATCGCACACCGCCACCTGCGCACCGCTACCGGCAAGCCTTTCCACGATTGCCCTGCCAATCCCTGCCCCACCGCCGGTAACCACCGCACATTTGCCTTTAAGGTCAACTTTCACAATAGCCTCCTATCTGACAATTGTCAACCTGCCAAAATTCTGCTCCTTAATCCCCTCATCCTCAATCTCAATAAGATAAAAATACATCCCGCTTGTTACCCGCCTTTTCTGCTCATTCAGCAAATCCCAATAGGCGGCCCGGCGCTCACGGTTTATCTCGGTTCCCTCCTCATCAAGCACCCGCACCGGCTCACCGGCAAGGTTAAAAATCCTCACCTTAAACTTGGGAAACTTCCCGGCAAGTTTTATAGAATCGGTTGGGGTGTAAACAATGGTTGCCGGTCCTGTTGATGATTTAACAACAACCGGGTTGGGAAATGAGTAAACCGTGCCCAAGAAAAGCGGGGCAATCTTAAGTGTGGCGGTCATCACCGAGTCGGATGGCGAAATCCTCTCAATAACCACCCCGCTCTGAATCCCGTCATAAAATGCGGTTGAAGGGGTCGTGAAGTTACGCACCCCAGTATCACTTGACTTCCACAAATGGGCGTCACTGCCACGGTCATTTGGTCCTAAGGTGAAGTCGGGCGAGCGGTCCGCGCGCAGAATCCCCACCAACGGGTGGCGCTCATCATCATTACCACTTCGGGACTCATCAATATGAAGAATCAAAAGCCCGGTTCCAGGCAGCCCTTTATCAAACCCGATTTGCTGTCGGTTTTCAATCAGAAAGTACTCACCCTTGCCACCGCCTTCAGGGCGCCAGTCAACACCATTGGGATTTTTTAGTATCCTGAAACAGGATTGGGCTTTTGCTACAGCGGCAAAACGGGCAGAGGGCACCGAATCAGCTATACCCTCTTCAACCGAATCTGGCAATGTCCAGCCCAAAAGATACTTGCACCAGGCTGAAGGGTGGACCGGCGAACTGCCATAAGGCTGGCTTTCACTTGCCCTTGCCCAGCCGCCTGCCGCCATCAGGCAGAACATCCC
The sequence above is drawn from the candidate division WOR-3 bacterium genome and encodes:
- the fabG gene encoding 3-oxoacyl-[acyl-carrier-protein] reductase, yielding MKVDLKGKCAVVTGGGAGIGRAIVERLAGSGAQVAVCDVVSEAAQRVAEDLKAKGMVAEPYAVDVANFQEVQNVCLQIEERFGAIHILVNNAGITRDNLLLRMSEEDFDRVIAVNLKGAFNFTKASSRAMIKARWGRIVNISSVIGEMGNAGQANYAAAKAGLIGFTKSVAKELAGRNITVNAIAPGFIATAMTERLDPKVKESYINAIPLKRAGTPEDVASLCLFLVSEEAGYITGQVIRVDGGMLM
- a CDS encoding immune inhibitor A domain-containing protein, with translation MALSHQPYQAQNDRVSVDVYSIQPERFDDGTLITIGVFCHEFGHILGLPDLYDTDYSSSGLGMFCLMAAGGWARASESQPYGSSPVHPSAWCKYLLGWTLPDSVEEGIADSVPSARFAAVAKAQSCFRILKNPNGVDWRPEGGGKGEYFLIENRQQIGFDKGLPGTGLLILHIDESRSGNDDERHPLVGILRADRSPDFTLGPNDRGSDAHLWKSSDTGVRNFTTPSTAFYDGIQSGVVIERISPSDSVMTATLKIAPLFLGTVYSFPNPVVVKSSTGPATIVYTPTDSIKLAGKFPKFKVRIFNLAGEPVRVLDEEGTEINRERRAAYWDLLNEQKRRVTSGMYFYLIEIEDEGIKEQNFGRLTIVR